A portion of the Phycisphaerales bacterium AB-hyl4 genome contains these proteins:
- a CDS encoding mechanosensitive ion channel family protein, whose protein sequence is MSDTNTADQTAQPDATNAADEVGVASRQEELHEAIGQLTESSVAWLADYPWAQSLIVITVVVFLAWAVHLIVRRYVITLIGLLMGRVPNWWAGVVRDQKVFHRLVPLVPIIIIHSGVAFVPHLSAEVVGFVQRLTLAIIVLLIARAFAGVLTTINVIYSRYPISNGRPIKGYLQVVKVVLYIAAGILIVAALMNESPLIFLTGLGAMSAIIMLIFRDTLLSFVAGIQLVNNDLVRVGDWIEMPQFDADGDVLDIQLNVVRVRNWDKTITSIPTHKFLEHSFKNWRGMFEAGGRRIKRPVYVDMTTIRFLTEDEIRKFSRFLLLKDYIKQKTQELDTYNQTHCPEDHADVIANARHLTNVGTFRAYICEYLRNHPLVNQDMTMLVRQLDPGPHGLPIELFVYIKDTRFVVYEGAQSDIFDHILAIAYEFGLRVFQEPTGHDLRQLRPTRRRAAIAADATQGNGV, encoded by the coding sequence ATGAGTGACACCAATACGGCCGATCAAACGGCTCAGCCCGACGCGACGAATGCGGCTGACGAGGTCGGCGTCGCGTCGCGGCAGGAAGAACTCCACGAGGCGATTGGACAGCTGACGGAGTCTTCCGTCGCATGGTTGGCAGACTACCCCTGGGCGCAGAGCCTGATCGTCATCACAGTGGTCGTGTTTCTCGCGTGGGCGGTGCATCTGATCGTTCGGCGGTACGTTATAACGCTCATCGGGCTGCTGATGGGGCGGGTGCCGAACTGGTGGGCCGGCGTCGTCCGCGATCAGAAAGTGTTCCACCGACTGGTCCCGCTCGTACCGATCATCATCATTCACAGCGGGGTGGCGTTCGTGCCCCACCTGTCTGCTGAGGTGGTTGGCTTCGTCCAGCGCTTGACGTTGGCGATCATCGTACTGCTGATCGCTCGCGCCTTCGCCGGCGTGCTGACGACCATCAACGTCATCTACAGCCGATACCCCATCTCCAACGGCCGACCGATCAAGGGCTACCTCCAGGTCGTCAAGGTCGTGCTCTACATCGCCGCCGGCATCCTCATCGTCGCGGCGCTCATGAACGAATCGCCGCTGATCTTCCTGACCGGCCTCGGCGCGATGAGCGCCATCATCATGCTCATCTTCCGTGACACGCTGCTCTCGTTCGTCGCGGGCATCCAACTGGTCAACAACGACCTCGTCCGCGTCGGCGACTGGATCGAGATGCCCCAGTTCGATGCCGACGGCGACGTGCTCGACATCCAGCTCAATGTCGTCCGTGTCCGCAACTGGGATAAGACCATCACTTCGATCCCCACGCACAAGTTTCTGGAACACTCGTTCAAGAACTGGCGCGGCATGTTTGAAGCCGGCGGCCGACGTATCAAACGCCCCGTCTACGTTGACATGACCACCATCCGCTTCCTCACGGAAGATGAAATCCGCAAGTTCAGCCGATTCCTGTTGCTCAAGGATTACATCAAACAAAAGACTCAAGAGCTCGACACGTACAACCAGACGCACTGTCCGGAAGATCATGCGGACGTCATTGCCAACGCGCGACACCTGACCAATGTTGGCACGTTCCGCGCTTATATCTGCGAGTATCTTCGCAACCACCCGCTGGTCAATCAGGACATGACCATGCTCGTCCGTCAGCTCGACCCGGGACCGCATGGCCTGCCCATCGAGCTGTTCGTCTATATCAAAGACACCCGCTTCGTCGTCTACGAGGGAGCGCAGTCCGACATCTTCGATCACATCCTCGCAATCGCCTATGAATTCGGCTTGCGCGTGTTCCAGGAACCGACCGGCCACGATCTTCGCCAGCTGCGACCCACGCGGCGCCGCGCCGCCATCGCCGCCGACGCGACCCAGGGCAACGGCGTGTGA
- a CDS encoding ABC transporter permease has product MLAFTVRKLAISLFTLFGVAVVLFILVRVVPGDPADAILGQFPTDAERQRILEQYRLDQSLPVQFGVWLREAVQGDLGYSWYTREPVTRSIADALPITLQLALMALAFALIVGIPLGILAAIRRGKLLDYLCSGFGVLGVSIPNFWLGAMLILIFAFYLRIMPSAGVPRFTEDPLGNLQAMILPTLALGTAVAAVVMRMTRSSMLEVLNQDYVRTAKAKGLAPNIVVTRHALRNALIPILTITGIQTGYLLGGSVVIEQVFGLRGVGWLVFNAATNRDYFLLQAVVLFIAAVFITINLVVDLVYGLVDPRMRKT; this is encoded by the coding sequence ATGCTCGCCTTTACCGTACGCAAACTCGCGATCTCACTGTTCACGCTCTTCGGCGTCGCCGTCGTGCTGTTCATACTTGTTCGCGTCGTGCCAGGCGACCCGGCGGATGCGATCCTCGGCCAGTTTCCCACCGACGCCGAACGTCAGCGAATCCTCGAACAGTATCGTCTCGACCAATCGCTCCCGGTCCAGTTCGGCGTCTGGCTTCGCGAAGCCGTGCAAGGCGATCTCGGCTATTCCTGGTACACCCGCGAGCCGGTCACGCGCAGCATCGCCGACGCCTTGCCGATCACGCTGCAACTGGCGCTGATGGCGCTGGCTTTCGCACTAATCGTCGGCATCCCGCTTGGCATCCTCGCCGCGATCCGGCGAGGCAAGCTGCTCGACTACCTCTGCTCGGGCTTCGGGGTGCTCGGCGTGTCCATCCCTAATTTCTGGCTCGGCGCGATGCTCATCCTCATCTTCGCCTTCTACCTGCGCATCATGCCCTCCGCCGGTGTGCCCCGCTTTACTGAAGACCCACTGGGCAACCTGCAAGCCATGATTTTGCCCACCCTCGCGCTGGGCACTGCCGTGGCCGCTGTCGTTATGCGGATGACCCGCTCGTCCATGCTCGAAGTGCTCAATCAGGATTATGTCCGCACCGCCAAAGCCAAGGGCCTCGCCCCCAACATCGTCGTGACCCGACACGCGCTGCGAAACGCGCTGATCCCCATCCTCACCATCACCGGCATCCAGACCGGCTACCTGCTCGGCGGCTCAGTGGTCATCGAGCAGGTCTTCGGCTTGCGCGGCGTCGGGTGGCTGGTGTTCAACGCCGCAACCAACCGCGACTATTTCCTGCTTCAGGCGGTCGTCCTGTTCATTGCCGCTGTGTTCATCACCATCAACCTCGTGGTCGATCTTGTCTACGGCCTCGTCGACCCACGCATGAGAAAAACCTGA
- a CDS encoding N-acetylglutaminylglutamine amidotransferase, whose protein sequence is MCGICGELSTNGNASSATLVANMSDRMHRRGPDSGGMFLQQGVALGHRRLKIIDLSDAASQPMIDSQLGLALVFNGCIYNYPDLRKQLEKKGYQFFSRSDTEVILKAYHAWGENCVERFNGMFAFAVAERDSGRVFLARDRLGIKPLYYTRNASNFRFASSLPALIAPGGVDTSIDPVALHHYMTFHAVVPAPYTILKGVRKLAPATTMMVEPDGSRTARRYWTPNFNPDAEERKYSKEDWKRRLLHELGEAVDRRMIADVPVGVLLSGGLDSSLVVGLLHKHGQEHIETFSIGFESVDEEEGDEFKYSDVVAKRFETRHHKIVVDAKGTLDNMDGCVAAMSEPMVSHDAIGFYLLSERVSKHVKVVQSGQGADEIFGGYHWYPPMMKYKGNNPAEAYANALFDRDHNEFKEAVHPSMYGEDHSRAFVEKHFAQEGADLPIDKALRIDTTIMLVDDPVKRVDNMTMAWGLEARVPFLDHQLVEFASRIPAELKVKDGGKYILKEAARDVIPWEVIDRPKGYFPVPALKYLRGPYLDRVKDILNQPAARDRNIFDADYVDTLLADPESHITRLRGSKLWQVTLLEYWLQKHGIS, encoded by the coding sequence GTGTGCGGTATCTGCGGCGAACTCTCTACCAACGGCAATGCTTCCTCCGCGACGCTCGTGGCCAACATGTCCGACCGGATGCACCGGCGCGGGCCCGACAGCGGCGGCATGTTCCTCCAACAAGGCGTTGCGCTCGGCCATCGGCGATTGAAAATCATCGACCTCTCCGATGCCGCGAGTCAGCCGATGATCGACAGTCAACTCGGGTTGGCCCTCGTGTTCAACGGGTGCATCTACAACTACCCCGACTTGCGAAAGCAACTGGAAAAGAAGGGCTATCAGTTTTTCTCGCGCTCTGACACGGAAGTCATCCTTAAGGCCTACCATGCATGGGGCGAAAACTGCGTCGAGCGGTTTAACGGCATGTTCGCCTTCGCTGTCGCCGAGCGCGACTCCGGCCGAGTGTTCCTCGCCCGTGACCGCCTGGGCATCAAACCGCTTTACTACACGCGCAACGCATCCAACTTCCGCTTCGCCTCGTCATTGCCCGCGCTGATCGCGCCGGGCGGTGTTGACACGAGCATCGACCCGGTTGCCCTGCACCACTACATGACTTTCCATGCCGTCGTGCCCGCGCCGTACACGATCCTCAAGGGCGTCCGCAAGCTCGCGCCCGCCACGACGATGATGGTCGAGCCCGACGGCAGCCGAACGGCCCGGCGATACTGGACGCCCAACTTCAACCCCGACGCTGAAGAACGCAAATACTCCAAGGAAGACTGGAAGCGTCGCCTGCTGCATGAACTGGGTGAAGCCGTCGACCGTCGCATGATTGCCGACGTGCCCGTGGGCGTGCTGCTGTCCGGTGGACTCGACTCCTCGCTTGTAGTCGGCCTGCTGCACAAGCACGGCCAGGAGCACATCGAAACCTTCTCCATCGGCTTCGAAAGCGTCGACGAAGAAGAAGGTGACGAGTTCAAGTACTCCGACGTGGTCGCCAAGCGGTTCGAAACGCGACACCACAAAATTGTCGTTGACGCCAAGGGCACGCTCGACAACATGGACGGCTGCGTCGCCGCGATGAGCGAACCCATGGTCAGCCATGACGCGATCGGGTTCTACCTGCTCAGCGAACGTGTCTCCAAGCACGTCAAGGTCGTGCAGTCCGGCCAGGGCGCGGACGAAATCTTCGGCGGCTATCACTGGTATCCGCCCATGATGAAGTACAAGGGCAACAACCCCGCCGAGGCTTACGCGAACGCCCTGTTCGACCGCGACCACAATGAGTTCAAGGAAGCGGTGCACCCGAGCATGTATGGCGAAGACCACAGCCGGGCGTTCGTCGAAAAGCACTTCGCCCAGGAAGGCGCGGATCTGCCGATCGACAAGGCGCTGCGCATCGACACGACCATCATGCTCGTGGACGACCCGGTCAAGCGGGTGGACAACATGACGATGGCGTGGGGCCTGGAGGCGCGCGTGCCGTTTCTGGATCATCAGCTCGTCGAGTTCGCCTCGCGGATCCCGGCGGAGCTGAAAGTGAAAGATGGGGGCAAGTACATTCTCAAAGAAGCGGCCCGGGATGTGATTCCGTGGGAAGTCATTGATCGGCCGAAGGGCTATTTCCCTGTACCCGCGCTAAAGTACCTGCGAGGCCCGTACCTGGATCGGGTGAAGGACATCCTGAACCAGCCGGCGGCGCGCGATCGGAATATTTTTGATGCGGACTACGTCGACACGCTGCTGGCTGACCCTGAGTCGCATATCACACGATTGCGCGGCTCGAAGCTGTGGCAGGTGACGCTGCTGGAGTACTGGTTGCAGAAGCACGGAATTTCATAA
- a CDS encoding osmoprotectant NAGGN system M42 family peptidase has product MNSRTAAQTPRHAPELNKLPVDRGYLISTLLKLLAIPSPSGYTDSVVHFVGEELQRLGVDFELTRRGAIRATVPGRKRKPNRAVVAHLDTLGAMVKHVKPDGRVSVVPIGTWSSRFAEGARVTIFTDEGNHRGTILPNKASGHVYDKEIDTQPVAWDNVEIRLDEHVSRAVDVAEIGIGVGDFVAIDPQPEVTDNGFIVSRHLDNKAGVACLLTASKAILEAGIELPIDCHLLFTIFEEVGSGASAVLHRDVAEMVSIDNATPAPNQSSTEHNVTIAMKDSSGPFDYHLTRKLLGLCRSHGIPHGRDVFKFYRCDAASAVEAGNDIRTALICFGVDASHGWERTHLDSLNALTDLISLYMQSPAAVERDRMELGPLKGFPDQPTEAPPVPERQHD; this is encoded by the coding sequence ATGAATTCACGCACCGCTGCCCAAACGCCCCGCCATGCCCCCGAGCTCAACAAGCTGCCCGTGGATCGCGGCTACCTCATCAGTACGCTGCTGAAGCTGCTCGCGATCCCCAGTCCGTCGGGATACACCGACAGTGTGGTGCATTTCGTCGGCGAGGAATTGCAACGCCTCGGCGTGGATTTCGAACTCACGCGACGCGGCGCAATCCGCGCCACCGTGCCCGGCCGCAAGCGCAAACCCAACCGCGCGGTGGTCGCCCACCTCGACACGCTGGGAGCGATGGTCAAGCACGTCAAGCCCGACGGCCGCGTGAGCGTGGTGCCGATCGGCACGTGGTCGAGCCGCTTCGCAGAAGGCGCTCGTGTCACGATATTCACCGACGAAGGCAACCATCGCGGCACGATCTTGCCCAACAAGGCCTCGGGCCACGTGTATGACAAGGAAATCGACACACAGCCGGTCGCATGGGACAACGTGGAGATCCGCCTGGACGAACACGTCAGCCGCGCGGTCGACGTTGCGGAAATTGGCATCGGCGTGGGTGACTTCGTCGCGATCGACCCCCAGCCGGAGGTGACGGACAACGGCTTCATCGTTTCTCGCCACCTGGACAACAAGGCCGGCGTCGCCTGTCTGCTCACCGCGAGCAAGGCGATTCTTGAAGCGGGCATCGAACTGCCGATCGACTGCCACCTGCTGTTCACCATCTTCGAAGAGGTGGGCTCGGGTGCGTCCGCGGTGCTGCATCGCGACGTGGCGGAGATGGTCAGTATCGACAACGCCACACCCGCGCCGAACCAGAGCTCGACCGAGCACAACGTCACCATCGCGATGAAAGACAGCTCCGGGCCGTTCGACTATCACCTGACGCGCAAGCTACTGGGGCTTTGCCGGTCGCACGGCATTCCACACGGGCGCGACGTGTTCAAGTTTTATCGATGCGACGCGGCCTCGGCGGTGGAGGCGGGCAACGACATTCGCACGGCCCTGATCTGCTTCGGCGTCGATGCCTCGCACGGCTGGGAACGCACGCATCTTGACTCGCTCAATGCGCTGACCGACCTGATCAGCCTGTACATGCAAAGCCCGGCCGCCGTCGAACGCGACCGCATGGAACTCGGCCCGCTCAAAGGCTTCCCCGATCAGCCGACCGAAGCCCCGCCTGTGCCGGAGAGACAGCACGACTGA
- a CDS encoding YdjY domain-containing protein, whose amino-acid sequence MRRRQSWIITLTMLIMSAPLTASWAEQADDDDAPLPPPPLASLEEALPGVTVDLETRQLELEAVVVLRDGDWLELLVCSPQTREHESILTVEARPSHIHLALLLLGYQPGSPMQWEQTDDGYLTRPPQGELLSIYIAYEDDDGEEVEVPATDWIRHEPTGETMAGNVWLFAGSVFERIHEQNLYVADLNGTIVSLVNFGDDLIARPTQVTDQTDEQRWNTYTERIPETGTSVKLRIRPYDGDADDVADLVDAEQELLHETPPPPGTPHDAPPEVDE is encoded by the coding sequence ATGAGGCGACGACAAAGCTGGATCATCACGCTCACGATGCTCATCATGTCAGCACCGCTCACCGCCAGTTGGGCAGAGCAAGCAGACGATGACGACGCGCCGCTTCCCCCGCCGCCGCTGGCGTCGCTTGAGGAAGCGCTGCCTGGCGTGACGGTGGATCTTGAAACCCGGCAGCTCGAACTCGAGGCCGTCGTCGTGCTGCGTGATGGCGACTGGCTGGAACTGCTGGTCTGCTCGCCGCAGACACGCGAGCATGAATCGATCCTTACCGTCGAAGCAAGGCCGAGCCACATTCACCTTGCCCTGCTGCTGCTGGGTTATCAGCCCGGCTCACCGATGCAATGGGAACAAACCGACGACGGCTACCTCACCCGCCCACCGCAAGGCGAGTTGCTGAGCATCTACATCGCCTACGAAGATGACGACGGCGAAGAAGTAGAAGTACCCGCCACCGACTGGATACGTCACGAGCCCACCGGCGAAACGATGGCGGGCAACGTCTGGCTTTTCGCCGGCTCGGTGTTCGAACGAATCCATGAGCAGAACCTTTACGTCGCCGACCTGAATGGCACGATCGTCTCACTGGTGAACTTCGGCGACGACCTGATCGCCCGGCCCACGCAGGTCACCGACCAAACCGACGAGCAGCGGTGGAACACCTATACCGAGCGCATCCCCGAAACGGGCACATCCGTGAAGCTGCGCATCCGTCCCTACGACGGCGATGCCGACGACGTCGCTGACCTCGTTGACGCCGAGCAGGAACTGCTGCACGAAACCCCGCCGCCGCCCGGCACGCCACACGATGCGCCGCCGGAGGTGGATGAGTGA
- the ngg gene encoding N-acetylglutaminylglutamine synthetase, translating into MSRRHAQEGTHRLGQASGPSLRNWQKPTAPDVKQMKADAWVDMGWGRLLFGHTFQSNQHLVDELCGESKGKRDVALYLRDPHVVLSMAPHRLFMDPSHTYRILAHNYRPSSRLPRGFTIRRIRTRKDAEAVNRIYATWHMVTCNPDFMLDKNASRLRTYLIAESEDTGQVIGTVTGVDHVEAFNDPEKGASLWCLAVDPQSQVPGVGEWMVRHLVEHFFTRDRGYVDLSVMHNNSQAIALYEKLGFKRVPVFCVKHKNPINEPLFTPPKPEKELNPYATIIIDEARRRGVTVEVLDADAAYFRMHLGGRTVTCRESLTDLTTAIAMSRCDDKRVTQRLLGKAGLKVPANQPAGEREQNHAFLNQCERLVVKPARGEQGAGISVDISTPEEVDKAVDLARSVCEDVLLEQFVEGEDLRVIVIDNEVIAAAVRKPPVITGTGQHTILQLIDKYNRRRAAATGGESKVPLDNETKRCVKLAGHEMDDVLPLGESIRVRKTANLHTGGTIHDVTDQLHPDLARASLAAAEALEIPVVGLDLMVPDVAGSAYHLIEANERPGLANHEPQPTAEKFLDFLFPQTVPH; encoded by the coding sequence ATGTCACGCCGACACGCACAAGAAGGCACGCATCGCCTCGGCCAAGCCAGCGGACCCTCGCTGCGCAACTGGCAGAAGCCCACCGCGCCGGACGTCAAGCAGATGAAGGCCGACGCCTGGGTCGACATGGGGTGGGGCCGACTGTTGTTCGGCCACACATTCCAGTCCAACCAGCACCTGGTGGACGAGCTCTGCGGCGAATCAAAGGGCAAGCGTGACGTTGCGCTCTACCTGCGCGATCCACATGTCGTGCTGTCCATGGCGCCGCATCGGCTGTTTATGGACCCGTCACATACTTACCGCATCCTCGCCCACAACTATCGGCCGAGCAGTCGACTGCCGCGCGGGTTCACCATCCGCCGTATCCGCACCCGCAAAGACGCGGAAGCGGTTAATCGCATTTACGCGACCTGGCATATGGTCACCTGCAATCCCGACTTCATGCTGGATAAAAACGCATCGCGGCTGCGGACGTACCTCATCGCCGAGTCGGAGGATACCGGGCAAGTCATCGGCACGGTCACCGGCGTCGACCATGTCGAAGCGTTCAACGATCCGGAAAAGGGTGCGAGCCTGTGGTGTCTCGCCGTCGACCCGCAAAGCCAGGTGCCCGGCGTCGGCGAGTGGATGGTACGCCACCTCGTTGAACACTTTTTCACACGCGACCGAGGGTACGTCGACCTTTCGGTGATGCATAACAATTCGCAAGCGATCGCCCTTTACGAAAAACTCGGGTTCAAACGCGTGCCGGTGTTTTGTGTCAAGCACAAGAACCCGATCAACGAGCCGCTGTTTACGCCGCCCAAGCCTGAGAAGGAACTGAACCCGTACGCGACGATCATCATCGATGAAGCGCGGCGGCGCGGCGTGACCGTGGAAGTGCTCGACGCGGACGCTGCGTACTTTCGGATGCACCTCGGCGGCCGAACCGTCACCTGCCGGGAATCGCTGACGGACCTGACGACCGCGATCGCGATGAGCCGATGTGATGACAAGCGCGTTACGCAGCGGCTGCTCGGCAAGGCGGGCCTGAAAGTGCCCGCCAATCAGCCGGCGGGTGAGCGTGAGCAAAACCACGCGTTTCTCAACCAATGTGAGCGCCTGGTGGTCAAGCCGGCTCGAGGTGAACAGGGCGCGGGCATCAGCGTCGACATCAGCACGCCTGAAGAGGTCGACAAGGCGGTCGATCTGGCCCGCTCGGTGTGTGAAGACGTGCTGCTCGAACAGTTCGTCGAAGGCGAAGACCTGCGTGTGATCGTGATCGACAACGAGGTGATCGCGGCGGCGGTACGCAAGCCGCCGGTGATCACCGGCACGGGTCAGCACACGATCTTGCAACTGATTGACAAATACAACCGCCGACGAGCCGCGGCGACGGGCGGCGAAAGCAAAGTGCCGCTGGACAACGAGACGAAGCGGTGCGTGAAGCTGGCCGGCCATGAGATGGACGACGTGCTGCCGTTGGGCGAGTCGATCCGCGTCCGCAAGACAGCCAACCTCCACACCGGGGGCACGATCCATGACGTGACCGACCAACTGCACCCGGACCTCGCGCGGGCATCGCTCGCGGCGGCCGAGGCGTTGGAGATTCCCGTCGTGGGCCTGGACCTGATGGTTCCGGACGTGGCGGGTAGCGCGTATCATCTAATTGAAGCCAACGAACGGCCGGGGCTGGCCAATCACGAGCCGCAGCCCACGGCTGAAAAATTCCTCGACTTCCTGTTTCCCCAGACCGTGCCTCATTGA
- a CDS encoding ABC transporter permease, with product MFTFLTNLFANKAAAVAAALLAIVVVLALAAPLIAPYGPDDANYEAIRAAPNAQHWLGTDNLGRDILSRIIYGARISLQVAGISVSAALLAGMLLGLLAGYFGGWLDEILSRIIDTMFAFPDIVLALVIVAVLGGGEGTQANLTLAIAIVYTPIFARIARGAVLSVKGQPFVEAAIALGTSHTRIILRHITPNILAPLTVQVTLSLAFAILAEAALSFLGLGVEQGKPSWGRMLLQGRDLMPDAWWVAVFPGVAITLTVLSFNLLGDGLRDALDPRHTRAR from the coding sequence ATGTTCACCTTCCTCACCAACCTGTTCGCCAACAAAGCCGCTGCCGTTGCGGCTGCGCTGCTGGCGATCGTGGTAGTGCTTGCCCTCGCTGCCCCGCTGATCGCACCGTACGGGCCCGATGATGCCAACTACGAAGCCATCCGCGCCGCACCCAACGCCCAGCACTGGCTCGGCACGGACAACCTCGGCCGCGATATCCTCAGCCGTATTATTTACGGGGCACGCATCTCCCTCCAGGTCGCGGGCATCTCCGTCAGCGCCGCGCTGCTTGCAGGTATGCTGCTGGGCCTGCTCGCCGGCTACTTCGGCGGGTGGCTCGATGAAATACTCTCACGCATCATCGACACGATGTTCGCCTTCCCCGACATCGTCCTCGCGCTGGTCATCGTTGCCGTGCTCGGCGGCGGCGAAGGCACGCAGGCGAACCTCACCCTCGCCATTGCGATCGTCTACACGCCGATCTTCGCCCGCATCGCACGGGGGGCCGTGCTCTCCGTCAAGGGCCAACCCTTTGTCGAAGCCGCCATCGCCTTGGGCACGAGTCACACGCGCATCATCCTTCGCCACATCACCCCCAATATCCTCGCACCGCTGACAGTACAGGTGACGCTCTCGCTCGCGTTCGCCATCCTCGCCGAGGCGGCGCTGAGCTTTCTCGGCCTCGGTGTCGAACAGGGCAAGCCTTCGTGGGGACGAATGCTGCTTCAGGGCCGGGACCTGATGCCCGACGCATGGTGGGTGGCTGTGTTCCCCGGTGTCGCTATTACATTGACGGTGTTGAGTTTCAATCTGCTCGGAGACGGCCTGCGCGACGCCCTTGACCCCCGCCACACCCGCGCCCGTTGA
- a CDS encoding GDSL-type esterase/lipase family protein, whose product MKKLLVATVIACAMLAAFGYGVSVGRHEAFPFQLLRDIKQMAFPPPLPHENWGPSYKRRLSHLRSLPESPVVVMIGDSITREGEWREMLPEIPVANRGIGGDTTQGVLDRLNDSLDTSPEWVFVMIGINDLDHGIPVSTVVANIQTILSTIQASGAAPVFQSTLHVGPVRPPSTNEKIAQINDAVRQFCQQSGIAFIDLNASLAPNGSLELPYTIDGVHLTGEGYTIWAEEVRRHIGPMPPEARTGVCHDGSITR is encoded by the coding sequence ATGAAGAAACTGCTTGTCGCAACGGTGATAGCGTGCGCGATGCTCGCGGCATTCGGCTATGGCGTCAGCGTGGGCAGACATGAGGCGTTTCCTTTTCAACTGCTGCGTGACATCAAGCAGATGGCCTTTCCGCCACCGCTACCACATGAAAACTGGGGCCCCAGCTACAAACGGCGACTCTCGCATCTTCGCTCCCTGCCGGAATCGCCCGTTGTCGTGATGATTGGTGATTCAATCACGCGCGAGGGTGAATGGCGGGAGATGCTGCCGGAGATTCCCGTCGCCAACCGCGGCATCGGCGGCGACACGACGCAAGGCGTTCTGGATCGATTGAACGACTCCCTCGACACCTCGCCCGAATGGGTGTTCGTGATGATCGGCATCAACGATCTTGATCACGGCATTCCAGTCAGCACCGTTGTCGCAAACATCCAGACGATCCTGTCCACCATTCAAGCCAGCGGCGCGGCGCCGGTGTTTCAAAGCACGCTTCATGTGGGACCGGTTCGGCCGCCGAGCACTAACGAGAAAATCGCACAGATCAACGATGCGGTCCGCCAGTTCTGTCAGCAGTCGGGCATTGCGTTTATCGACCTGAACGCCAGCCTCGCGCCGAATGGTTCACTGGAACTGCCCTACACCATCGATGGCGTGCACCTGACCGGGGAGGGTTACACGATCTGGGCGGAGGAGGTGCGACGACATATCGGCCCCATGCCCCCTGAAGCGCGGACCGGCGTTTGCCATGACGGGTCGATAACCCGGTAA
- a CDS encoding prepilin-type N-terminal cleavage/methylation domain-containing protein, with protein sequence MKRTNNYRVHRGMTIIELLVVLAIILILIGIAMPVLSRARATAQRVVCMGNLRQITTLTQMYCDENNGRFPRFFYNHFTDSDKIPDHVTGPPGKILVLVRPPFARTEGWSMFLRDILPCPTDRSGGTVPVMGPNGELDDETLLSYTYNIDLMLRGVRFDSIFTPSHTATFFESEGQNGGGEGKFQGAFDDSHDYAANAFVRRHMNEGNVAFADGHVATHFELTDRMVTGGMGSPISGPGKPGGGPPHGGGPPHGGGPPHGGGPPPR encoded by the coding sequence ATGAAGCGTACTAACAACTATCGCGTACATCGCGGGATGACGATCATTGAATTGCTCGTTGTGCTCGCCATCATTCTCATCCTGATCGGCATCGCGATGCCGGTTTTGTCACGTGCTCGAGCCACTGCGCAGCGAGTGGTGTGTATGGGGAATCTGCGACAGATCACGACGCTGACGCAGATGTACTGCGACGAAAACAACGGCCGATTCCCTCGGTTCTTCTACAACCACTTTACGGATTCGGACAAAATCCCCGACCATGTCACCGGGCCCCCGGGCAAAATCCTCGTGCTCGTCAGGCCACCGTTCGCTCGGACCGAAGGCTGGAGCATGTTCTTACGCGACATTCTGCCCTGCCCCACCGACAGGTCCGGCGGCACCGTGCCGGTGATGGGGCCAAACGGCGAACTCGATGATGAAACCCTCCTCAGCTACACCTACAACATCGACCTCATGCTTCGCGGCGTGCGGTTCGACTCGATCTTCACGCCGAGCCATACCGCAACCTTCTTTGAAAGCGAAGGGCAAAACGGAGGTGGCGAAGGGAAGTTCCAAGGCGCTTTCGACGACTCGCACGACTACGCCGCGAACGCCTTCGTTCGCCGGCACATGAACGAGGGCAACGTCGCATTCGCCGACGGTCACGTCGCCACCCATTTCGAACTCACGGATCGCATGGTCACCGGCGGCATGGGCTCACCGATCAGTGGGCCCGGCAAACCCGGTGGCGGACCGCCCCACGGTGGTGGGCCGCCCCACGGTGGCGGACCTCCGCATGGTGGTGGGCCACCGCCGCGCTAG
- a CDS encoding tetratricopeptide repeat protein produces the protein MTDRLTQLRKLYDVDPKDPFVSYGIALEHAKQGETDEALRWLDQTLTIDAQYCYAYFQKGRLLSEVGRDEEAKAALREGVQQAQQAGDAHAASEISELLASIE, from the coding sequence ATGACCGACCGCCTTACCCAACTGCGCAAGCTTTACGACGTTGACCCCAAAGATCCGTTCGTCTCCTACGGCATCGCGCTGGAGCATGCCAAGCAGGGCGAAACCGACGAAGCGCTTCGTTGGCTCGATCAGACGCTCACGATCGATGCGCAATACTGCTACGCCTACTTCCAGAAGGGGCGACTCCTCTCTGAGGTTGGCCGGGATGAAGAAGCGAAAGCCGCGTTGCGCGAAGGCGTTCAGCAGGCTCAGCAAGCCGGCGACGCCCATGCTGCAAGTGAGATCAGCGAATTGCTGGCTTCAATTGAGTAG